One window of the Dreissena polymorpha isolate Duluth1 chromosome 5, UMN_Dpol_1.0, whole genome shotgun sequence genome contains the following:
- the LOC127832038 gene encoding adaptin ear-binding coat-associated protein 1-like isoform X2: MAGTEYESVLCVKPTVHVFRIPPRASNRGYRAADWKLDQPDWTGRLRIVAKGKDLAIKLEDKNSGELFAKCPVEQYPGIAVESVTDSSRYFVLRIVDESGRSAFIGIGFEDRGDSFDLNVALQDHFKHVKQEKEAEKSGKELDKGPKLDLGFKEGQTIRINISTKKSEEDGSAKKSRPKPGAGGSGGLGLLPPPPGGIKLPPPGGALGTAPSLPAPSHLLTSNKNSQFQSNSSASSVPAFSASGTNVDILLDLGMDNFSSSNSSYSSMQHGQSSQGQSQGQSSLFDPSFDLLTGSSDSVKPAGGSSDPWGDFTSARWQIE; the protein is encoded by the exons ATGGCAGGAACTGAGTATGAAAGTGTTCTATGCGTCAAACCGACAGTTCATGTGTTTCGAATACCACCGAGAGCTTCAAACAGGGGTTATAG AGCTGCAGATTGGAAACTTGATCAGCCTGACTGGACTGGCAGACTAAGGATTGTAGCCAAGGGAAAAGACCTGGCAATTAAACTAGAAGATAAAAACTCAG GCGAGCTGTTCGCCAAATGTCCTGTGGAGCAGTATCCTGGGATAGCCGTGGAGTCAGTGACAGATTCCAGTCGCTACTTTGTTCTACGAATTGTGGATGAGAGTG GTCGATCTGCATTTATAGGCATTGGTTTTGAAGATAGAGGTGATTCCTTTGACCTGAATGTAGCCTTGCAGGACCATTTCAA GCATGTAAAGCAAGAGAAGGAAGCAGAGAAAAGTGGCAAAGAACTGGATAAGGGGCCAAAACTGGATCTGGGCTTTAAAGAGGGCCAGACTATACGGATAAACATCTCA ACTAAAAAGTCAGAGGAGGATGGATCTGCTAAGAAGTCGCGTCCAAAGCCTGGGGCCGGGGGCAGTGGTGGGCTGGGATTGCTGCCTCCACCCCCTGGGGGAATCAAGCTACCCCCACCCGGCGGCGCCTTAGGTACTGCACCCTCCCTCCCTGCACCCTCACACCTGCTGACATCAAACAAGAACTCTCAGTTTCAGTCAAATTCCTCTGCAAGTAGTGTTCCAGCGTTTTCAGCATCCGGGACAAATGTTGATATACTCTTAGATCTAGGAATGGACAATTTCTCAAGTTCAAATTCTAGTTATTCCAGTATGCAGCATGGTCAATCGAGTCAAGGtcagtcacaaggtcaaagttcaTTGTTTGACCCCAGTTTTGACCTGTTGACTGGGTCATCGGATAGTGTAAAGCCGGCGGGTGGCTCTTCTGACCCGTGGGGTGATTTTACCAGCGCAAG GTGGCAGATAGAATGA
- the LOC127832038 gene encoding adaptin ear-binding coat-associated protein 1-like isoform X1, which translates to MAGTEYESVLCVKPTVHVFRIPPRASNRGYRAADWKLDQPDWTGRLRIVAKGKDLAIKLEDKNSGELFAKCPVEQYPGIAVESVTDSSRYFVLRIVDESGRSAFIGIGFEDRGDSFDLNVALQDHFKHVKQEKEAEKSGKELDKGPKLDLGFKEGQTIRINISTKKSEEDGSAKKSRPKPGAGGSGGLGLLPPPPGGIKLPPPGGALGTAPSLPAPSHLLTSNKNSQFQSNSSASSVPAFSASGTNVDILLDLGMDNFSSSNSSYSSMQHGQSSQGQSQGQSSLFDPSFDLLTGSSDSVKPAGGSSDPWGDFTSASTTSNTSSSSDISWVNFS; encoded by the exons ATGGCAGGAACTGAGTATGAAAGTGTTCTATGCGTCAAACCGACAGTTCATGTGTTTCGAATACCACCGAGAGCTTCAAACAGGGGTTATAG AGCTGCAGATTGGAAACTTGATCAGCCTGACTGGACTGGCAGACTAAGGATTGTAGCCAAGGGAAAAGACCTGGCAATTAAACTAGAAGATAAAAACTCAG GCGAGCTGTTCGCCAAATGTCCTGTGGAGCAGTATCCTGGGATAGCCGTGGAGTCAGTGACAGATTCCAGTCGCTACTTTGTTCTACGAATTGTGGATGAGAGTG GTCGATCTGCATTTATAGGCATTGGTTTTGAAGATAGAGGTGATTCCTTTGACCTGAATGTAGCCTTGCAGGACCATTTCAA GCATGTAAAGCAAGAGAAGGAAGCAGAGAAAAGTGGCAAAGAACTGGATAAGGGGCCAAAACTGGATCTGGGCTTTAAAGAGGGCCAGACTATACGGATAAACATCTCA ACTAAAAAGTCAGAGGAGGATGGATCTGCTAAGAAGTCGCGTCCAAAGCCTGGGGCCGGGGGCAGTGGTGGGCTGGGATTGCTGCCTCCACCCCCTGGGGGAATCAAGCTACCCCCACCCGGCGGCGCCTTAGGTACTGCACCCTCCCTCCCTGCACCCTCACACCTGCTGACATCAAACAAGAACTCTCAGTTTCAGTCAAATTCCTCTGCAAGTAGTGTTCCAGCGTTTTCAGCATCCGGGACAAATGTTGATATACTCTTAGATCTAGGAATGGACAATTTCTCAAGTTCAAATTCTAGTTATTCCAGTATGCAGCATGGTCAATCGAGTCAAGGtcagtcacaaggtcaaagttcaTTGTTTGACCCCAGTTTTGACCTGTTGACTGGGTCATCGGATAGTGTAAAGCCGGCGGGTGGCTCTTCTGACCCGTGGGGTGATTTTACCAGCGCAAG
- the LOC127832038 gene encoding adaptin ear-binding coat-associated protein 1-like isoform X4: protein MAGTEYESVLCVKPTVHVFRIPPRASNRGYRAADWKLDQPDWTGRLRIVAKGKDLAIKLEDKNSGELFAKCPVEQYPGIAVESVTDSSRYFVLRIVDESGRSAFIGIGFEDRGDSFDLNVALQDHFKHVKQEKEAEKSGKELDKGPKLDLGFKEGQTIRINISTKKSEEDGSAKKSRPKPGAGGSGGLGLLPPPPGGIKLPPPGGALGGR from the exons ATGGCAGGAACTGAGTATGAAAGTGTTCTATGCGTCAAACCGACAGTTCATGTGTTTCGAATACCACCGAGAGCTTCAAACAGGGGTTATAG AGCTGCAGATTGGAAACTTGATCAGCCTGACTGGACTGGCAGACTAAGGATTGTAGCCAAGGGAAAAGACCTGGCAATTAAACTAGAAGATAAAAACTCAG GCGAGCTGTTCGCCAAATGTCCTGTGGAGCAGTATCCTGGGATAGCCGTGGAGTCAGTGACAGATTCCAGTCGCTACTTTGTTCTACGAATTGTGGATGAGAGTG GTCGATCTGCATTTATAGGCATTGGTTTTGAAGATAGAGGTGATTCCTTTGACCTGAATGTAGCCTTGCAGGACCATTTCAA GCATGTAAAGCAAGAGAAGGAAGCAGAGAAAAGTGGCAAAGAACTGGATAAGGGGCCAAAACTGGATCTGGGCTTTAAAGAGGGCCAGACTATACGGATAAACATCTCA ACTAAAAAGTCAGAGGAGGATGGATCTGCTAAGAAGTCGCGTCCAAAGCCTGGGGCCGGGGGCAGTGGTGGGCTGGGATTGCTGCCTCCACCCCCTGGGGGAATCAAGCTACCCCCACCCGGCGGCGCCTTAG GTGGCAGATAG
- the LOC127832038 gene encoding adaptin ear-binding coat-associated protein 1-like isoform X3 produces the protein MAGTEYESVLCVKPTVHVFRIPPRASNRGYRAADWKLDQPDWTGRLRIVAKGKDLAIKLEDKNSGELFAKCPVEQYPGIAVESVTDSSRYFVLRIVDESGRSAFIGIGFEDRGDSFDLNVALQDHFKHVKQEKEAEKSGKELDKGPKLDLGFKEGQTIRINISTKKSEEDGSAKKSRPKPGAGGSGGLGLLPPPPGGIKLPPPGGALALLPTRVQVRTSVG, from the exons ATGGCAGGAACTGAGTATGAAAGTGTTCTATGCGTCAAACCGACAGTTCATGTGTTTCGAATACCACCGAGAGCTTCAAACAGGGGTTATAG AGCTGCAGATTGGAAACTTGATCAGCCTGACTGGACTGGCAGACTAAGGATTGTAGCCAAGGGAAAAGACCTGGCAATTAAACTAGAAGATAAAAACTCAG GCGAGCTGTTCGCCAAATGTCCTGTGGAGCAGTATCCTGGGATAGCCGTGGAGTCAGTGACAGATTCCAGTCGCTACTTTGTTCTACGAATTGTGGATGAGAGTG GTCGATCTGCATTTATAGGCATTGGTTTTGAAGATAGAGGTGATTCCTTTGACCTGAATGTAGCCTTGCAGGACCATTTCAA GCATGTAAAGCAAGAGAAGGAAGCAGAGAAAAGTGGCAAAGAACTGGATAAGGGGCCAAAACTGGATCTGGGCTTTAAAGAGGGCCAGACTATACGGATAAACATCTCA ACTAAAAAGTCAGAGGAGGATGGATCTGCTAAGAAGTCGCGTCCAAAGCCTGGGGCCGGGGGCAGTGGTGGGCTGGGATTGCTGCCTCCACCCCCTGGGGGAATCAAGCTACCCCCACCCGGCGGCGCCTTAG